In a genomic window of Sphingomonas insulae:
- a CDS encoding Fic/DOC family protein has translation MADDPYTYPGTDTLRNRLGITDDKTLTEAERRLTLARGAEAARLTFPATADGYRALHHHLFQDLYDWAGQDRSVNIAKGGSSFAHVPYIVRELDKRFADIGAGEALRGLSRDEFFDRLGNHINEMNAIHPFREGNGRTMRHHAAQLAREAGHPIRIASIDKTAWMDASRHGFLTGDHRLMATVLAEAAIRRDLAPEARIGPAGIAMLPQRAPPEGQRYRVTLAKAREELERYLPAARQQAADRLRGLIREGAPSPMIASARTELAYVRHAKGPIYQSHLLTYLGVRQVDAVITAQQTPLERVREIGAALGVQINSQQPAQLQRAVRSLERPILPPGASPGQERLAELFLKNTAEKNHADPRLAPAQAIVDDAMQKARERGESARMVNAVGGSTRQLVADRIKTGAALEGTAAPPPDRGTLSPDRGKDRSR, from the coding sequence TTGGCAGACGATCCCTACACCTATCCGGGGACGGACACGCTCCGGAACCGGCTCGGGATCACGGACGACAAGACCCTTACGGAGGCCGAGCGAAGGCTGACGTTGGCGCGCGGCGCGGAAGCCGCGCGCCTGACCTTTCCGGCGACGGCGGACGGCTATCGTGCCCTCCACCACCATCTGTTCCAGGACCTCTATGACTGGGCAGGCCAGGACAGGAGCGTCAACATCGCCAAGGGCGGGTCAAGCTTCGCGCACGTGCCCTATATTGTCCGCGAGCTGGACAAACGCTTCGCCGACATCGGCGCAGGCGAGGCACTGCGCGGGCTTTCCCGTGACGAGTTCTTCGATCGGCTCGGCAACCACATCAATGAGATGAACGCCATCCACCCTTTCCGCGAAGGGAATGGGCGGACGATGCGCCATCACGCTGCGCAGCTCGCGCGCGAGGCCGGCCATCCGATCCGGATCGCCTCGATCGACAAGACCGCGTGGATGGACGCGTCCCGCCATGGCTTCCTCACCGGCGATCATCGCCTTATGGCAACGGTGCTCGCCGAGGCGGCAATCCGGCGGGACCTTGCGCCCGAGGCGCGCATCGGTCCCGCCGGGATCGCAATGCTCCCCCAGCGCGCGCCGCCCGAAGGGCAGCGCTACCGGGTGACGCTTGCCAAGGCCCGCGAGGAGCTCGAACGCTATCTCCCTGCGGCCCGCCAGCAGGCGGCTGATCGATTACGCGGCCTCATCAGGGAAGGAGCCCCCTCTCCTATGATCGCCAGCGCGCGCACCGAACTGGCCTATGTCCGCCATGCCAAGGGTCCGATCTACCAGTCGCACCTTCTCACCTATCTGGGCGTGCGGCAGGTTGATGCGGTTATCACTGCCCAGCAAACCCCGCTCGAACGTGTGCGGGAGATCGGCGCGGCCCTCGGCGTCCAGATCAACTCGCAGCAGCCGGCGCAGCTTCAGCGCGCGGTCCGCTCGCTGGAGCGGCCGATCCTGCCGCCCGGTGCCTCGCCGGGCCAGGAGCGGCTCGCCGAGCTGTTCTTGAAGAACACCGCCGAGAAGAACCACGCCGACCCACGTCTCGCCCCCGCCCAGGCGATCGTGGACGATGCCATGCAGAAGGCGCGTGAGCGCGGGGAAAGCGCGCGCATGGTCAACGCGGTCGGAGGGTCCACCCGCCAGCTCGTCGCGGACCGGATCAAGACCGGGGCTGCGCTCGAGGGGACGGCCGCCCCGCCGCCCGACCGGGGGACGCTGTCCCCGGATCGCGGCAAGGACCGGAGCCGCTAG
- a CDS encoding SOS response-associated peptidase family protein — protein MCNRARMSNEPETLWGSAAKLFSERPRDNRFDPRELRPKSRNYVIREQGGERAWDVMTWDVLGGKAAWPMTNVRQLGLPQWRRLAEKPENRCLVPLTEFCEFTPDKHDLGDGKPPLKGEMWFGVTDQPVFAVAGFWQRTEGGNGFTMVTCAPNTLVAPIHPKAMITILEPEDIDTWLQGSYDEIVALQKPYDPAKMTVRGPVFPTRRDEPLGCA, from the coding sequence ATGTGTAATCGCGCTCGCATGTCGAACGAGCCCGAGACCCTATGGGGATCGGCCGCGAAGCTGTTCAGCGAGCGGCCCCGCGACAATCGGTTTGACCCCCGCGAGCTGCGCCCCAAGAGCCGCAACTATGTCATCCGCGAACAGGGCGGGGAGCGGGCCTGGGACGTGATGACCTGGGACGTGCTCGGCGGGAAGGCGGCATGGCCGATGACCAATGTGCGCCAGCTCGGGCTCCCGCAATGGCGCAGGCTGGCGGAGAAACCGGAAAACCGCTGCCTCGTGCCGCTCACCGAATTCTGCGAGTTCACGCCCGACAAGCACGACTTGGGCGACGGCAAACCGCCGCTGAAAGGGGAGATGTGGTTCGGCGTCACCGATCAGCCGGTGTTCGCGGTCGCGGGGTTTTGGCAGCGCACCGAGGGTGGGAACGGCTTCACGATGGTGACGTGCGCCCCGAACACGCTCGTTGCGCCGATCCATCCCAAGGCGATGATTACGATCCTGGAGCCCGAGGACATCGATACCTGGCTGCAAGGCTCCTATGACGAGATCGTCGCCCTGCAGAAGCCTTACGACCCTGCCAAGATGACCGTGCGCGGGCCGGTCTTCCCCACCCGGCGCGACGAGCCGCTAGGCTGCGCCTAG
- a CDS encoding Abi family protein translates to MAVPAVAAGIKGRPSSYLGRMLPSYTKPHLSFADQLALLVQRGLVVTDPARAILHLQRIGYGRLTPYWQPFQQLVPDPDDGTRAIRTEQFQTGAEFRHAVDLYLFDKQLRLLFLDAIERIEVALRVDLAHAMGKRDPFVHRATAFLDARRANQAMPGGGTRHQNWLTKADGAIARSKDDWIKEFYATYSPPVPIWMAVEAWDFGTLSWLLEMAHPNDRAAIAKRYGLLPNTLVSWIKTLAFVRNISAHHARLWNAGIINQPLVPKPYEAPQLVHIGTDLERRTRVYGAAAVASYFVGRINPGTSWPARMKGHWQAFPAMPFASPIQGGFLPGWDAEAIWA, encoded by the coding sequence ATGGCCGTCCCCGCTGTTGCCGCTGGCATCAAGGGGCGGCCTTCTTCATATCTGGGCCGGATGCTTCCGTCCTATACCAAACCCCACCTCAGTTTCGCCGACCAGCTCGCCCTCCTCGTGCAGCGCGGCTTGGTCGTGACCGATCCGGCCAGGGCAATCCTCCATCTTCAGCGGATCGGCTATGGGCGCCTCACGCCCTATTGGCAGCCGTTCCAGCAGCTCGTCCCCGATCCCGATGATGGAACGCGGGCCATCCGCACCGAGCAGTTCCAGACAGGCGCCGAGTTCCGCCACGCCGTCGATCTCTACCTATTCGACAAGCAGCTCCGCCTTCTCTTCCTCGACGCGATCGAACGGATCGAGGTCGCGCTGCGCGTGGATCTCGCGCACGCCATGGGCAAGCGCGATCCCTTTGTCCACCGCGCGACCGCCTTTCTCGACGCTCGTCGTGCCAACCAAGCGATGCCCGGAGGGGGCACCCGGCACCAGAATTGGCTCACCAAGGCCGATGGCGCGATCGCCCGTTCCAAGGACGACTGGATCAAGGAGTTCTACGCCACCTACAGTCCGCCCGTGCCGATCTGGATGGCGGTCGAGGCATGGGATTTCGGCACCTTGTCCTGGCTGCTGGAAATGGCGCACCCCAATGATCGTGCCGCCATCGCCAAGCGCTACGGCCTTCTTCCCAATACCCTGGTGAGCTGGATCAAGACGCTCGCGTTCGTGCGCAACATCAGCGCGCATCACGCCCGTCTGTGGAACGCGGGCATCATCAATCAGCCGCTGGTGCCCAAGCCCTATGAGGCACCGCAGCTCGTGCATATCGGGACCGACCTGGAGCGCCGGACGCGCGTCTATGGTGCCGCAGCGGTTGCGAGCTACTTCGTCGGGCGGATCAATCCCGGGACATCCTGGCCCGCCCGCATGAAAGGTCACTGGCAGGCGTTCCCGGCCATGCCGTTCGCAAGTCCCATCCAAGGCGGCTTTCTGCCGGGGTGGGACGCAGAAGCGATCTGGGCCTGA
- a CDS encoding ParB/RepB/Spo0J family partition protein — MAIIHPKLSQLRLSPLNQRRAKPSAVEAMADDIEAHGLLQNLVAYEDDSLLWVFAGGRRYRELKTLVKRKGIRSSDTFPVELRTKEEAIELSLAENFQREDMHPADSIRAFAALRDTGMDAEDIAARFGQAVSFVYKMLRLSALAPALIDLIAKDQLSLEAARALTLTDDHDQQIKVCKAANGHAHTIRRMLTTEKVDTTSGVFLFVGHDAYEAKGGTITIDLFSQGAEGFADDPELVREIAEEKLDAIADEYRAIGWHEVRAGLDRPYDLYMKGSMYPATREPTEAEAERLTAIDAEMEAIAQAEGEDSERIDALSNERDAITEGLRAFNREQVAVGGVALWVAHDGTLGKSFYRAKAEPKPKAGSGEPQPLYSNSLVADLSRIKTRIVQEAVAADPALALDVLLDSLAGQLLHGAHSFQMTLEVQAKAVATDMPDELMATSDVRSVEDMMATRFAVVPTEGRFEAIRAMSHDDKMALLAGLVAMTVDGTVFAGGSPGQRHHHFEQIARASGVDIAARWSAPIGLFDKMRRAALIDLLRDEVGAPSAENCATIKKKTDLAVNVSERLPAHWLPAPMRIGAFDRAENEHEEFEADMDEDGSEQEGLADEEMA; from the coding sequence ATGGCTATCATCCATCCCAAGCTCTCCCAGCTTCGTCTTTCCCCGCTCAACCAGCGCCGCGCGAAGCCATCTGCCGTCGAGGCGATGGCCGACGACATCGAGGCACACGGCCTGTTGCAGAACCTCGTCGCCTATGAGGACGACAGCCTGCTGTGGGTTTTCGCCGGAGGGCGGCGCTACCGCGAACTCAAAACCTTGGTGAAGCGCAAAGGCATCAGGAGCAGCGACACCTTTCCCGTCGAGTTGCGGACCAAGGAAGAAGCCATCGAACTGTCGCTGGCCGAGAACTTCCAACGCGAGGACATGCACCCCGCCGACAGCATCCGCGCGTTCGCGGCGCTCCGGGACACCGGCATGGACGCCGAGGACATCGCGGCCCGGTTCGGTCAGGCGGTGAGTTTCGTCTACAAGATGCTCCGCCTGTCCGCGCTCGCCCCGGCGCTGATCGACCTGATCGCCAAGGACCAGTTGAGCCTTGAGGCGGCGCGCGCGCTGACCCTCACCGACGATCACGATCAGCAGATCAAGGTCTGCAAGGCGGCGAACGGTCACGCCCACACCATCCGCCGGATGCTCACCACCGAGAAGGTGGACACCACGAGCGGCGTGTTCCTGTTCGTCGGGCACGACGCCTATGAAGCCAAGGGCGGCACCATCACCATCGACCTGTTCAGTCAAGGAGCCGAAGGCTTCGCGGACGACCCCGAACTTGTGCGGGAAATTGCGGAAGAGAAGCTGGACGCCATCGCGGACGAGTATCGCGCTATCGGATGGCATGAAGTCCGCGCAGGCTTGGACCGGCCCTACGACCTCTACATGAAGGGCAGCATGTACCCGGCGACCCGCGAGCCGACCGAGGCCGAGGCAGAGCGGCTTACCGCCATCGATGCCGAAATGGAGGCTATCGCACAGGCCGAAGGTGAGGACAGCGAGCGTATCGATGCACTGTCGAACGAGCGGGACGCGATCACCGAAGGCTTGCGCGCCTTCAATCGCGAGCAGGTCGCGGTGGGCGGTGTTGCCCTCTGGGTCGCGCACGACGGGACGCTCGGCAAGAGCTTCTATCGTGCGAAAGCCGAGCCGAAGCCCAAAGCGGGCAGCGGCGAGCCGCAACCGCTCTACAGCAACAGCCTTGTCGCCGACCTGTCGCGGATCAAGACCCGCATCGTGCAGGAGGCAGTCGCGGCCGACCCGGCGCTGGCGCTCGACGTGCTGCTGGACAGCCTTGCCGGTCAGTTGCTCCACGGCGCGCACAGCTTCCAGATGACGTTGGAAGTTCAGGCCAAGGCCGTGGCGACCGACATGCCAGACGAGTTGATGGCGACCAGCGACGTGCGTTCGGTCGAGGACATGATGGCAACCCGCTTCGCTGTTGTGCCCACCGAAGGGCGGTTCGAGGCGATCCGTGCCATGAGCCACGACGACAAGATGGCCCTGTTGGCGGGGTTGGTCGCGATGACGGTAGACGGCACGGTGTTCGCGGGCGGCTCCCCCGGTCAGCGCCATCATCACTTCGAGCAAATCGCGCGCGCGAGCGGAGTGGACATCGCCGCCCGTTGGTCCGCCCCCATCGGCCTGTTCGACAAGATGCGCCGTGCCGCCCTGATCGACCTGCTGCGTGACGAGGTGGGCGCGCCGAGTGCGGAGAACTGCGCCACCATCAAGAAGAAGACCGACCTTGCGGTAAACGTGTCCGAGCGGTTGCCGGCCCATTGGCTTCCCGCCCCGATGCGGATCGGCGCGTTCGACCGGGCCGAGAACGAACACGAGGAATTCGAGGCCGACATGGACGAGGACGGCAGCGAGCAGGAGGGATTGGCCGACGAGGAAATGGCCTAA
- a CDS encoding HU family DNA-binding protein has translation MNNAELAETLVANHNLSKADARKVVDDVMAAIVAAAVKGDEVSLSGFGKFKVKDSPAREGRNPANGETIQIAASKKLTFVPAKAVKDALNG, from the coding sequence ATGAACAATGCCGAACTCGCCGAAACGCTGGTAGCGAACCACAACCTGAGCAAGGCCGATGCCCGCAAGGTCGTCGACGATGTCATGGCGGCGATCGTCGCGGCCGCGGTGAAAGGCGACGAGGTGTCCTTGTCCGGCTTCGGCAAGTTCAAGGTGAAAGACAGCCCGGCGCGAGAAGGACGCAATCCCGCCAACGGCGAGACCATCCAGATCGCCGCCTCCAAGAAGCTGACGTTCGTGCCGGCCAAGGCGGTCAAGGATGCCCTGAACGGCTAA
- a CDS encoding DUF3768 domain-containing protein, which yields MHTPEQLDAIRRLNDAARQHPGTASIVNVTRGFHALPDVDRFAALAGIIGFTRFDRDNDPYGEHDFGAVSRLATGRWTQDRPNDDKAIAQTVFWKVDYYDPSLTYGSEAPWDAERTKRVLTIMLASEY from the coding sequence ATGCACACCCCGGAACAACTCGACGCTATCCGTCGCCTGAACGACGCGGCACGACAGCACCCCGGCACCGCTTCCATCGTCAATGTGACGAGGGGCTTCCATGCTCTCCCCGATGTGGACCGCTTTGCCGCGCTGGCGGGGATCATCGGGTTCACCAGGTTCGATCGCGACAACGACCCCTATGGCGAGCACGATTTCGGTGCGGTCTCTCGGCTCGCAACTGGCAGGTGGACCCAGGATCGGCCGAACGATGACAAGGCTATCGCGCAGACTGTGTTCTGGAAGGTCGACTATTACGACCCGAGCCTCACTTACGGCAGCGAAGCGCCATGGGATGCGGAGCGGACCAAGCGCGTGCTCACCATCATGCTGGCCAGCGAATACTAA
- a CDS encoding ArdC family protein, whose amino-acid sequence MGRITDNRADIYQEITDQMIAMIEAGTRPWSKSWNGSTAPSIPLRSTGVSYRGINVLTLWVAAMMKGYVSPHWLTFKQALALGGCVRKGEKGSTVVYANKIEVDDTEGDQGGDEGKRQVAFLKRYTVFNAEQIDGIEAKYPAPPPIITATNPDERDAELDALFARVPVTVRHHGLQPYYQPSGDHVVMPAFADFHASDAYYSTLAHELCHATGHVDRLARPTLVSTKREDYAREELVAELGAAFVSGAIGIKLHDREDHAAYLASWLQALRNDKRCIFTAATQAQAAADWLLSRMGAESAPQAA is encoded by the coding sequence ATGGGACGGATCACCGACAACCGGGCCGATATCTATCAGGAGATTACCGACCAGATGATCGCCATGATCGAGGCGGGCACCCGGCCTTGGTCCAAATCGTGGAACGGCAGCACCGCACCCAGTATCCCGCTCCGCTCGACCGGCGTTTCCTATCGCGGCATCAATGTCCTGACGCTGTGGGTTGCCGCCATGATGAAGGGCTATGTCTCCCCGCACTGGCTCACCTTCAAGCAGGCGCTTGCGCTCGGCGGTTGCGTCCGGAAGGGCGAGAAAGGCTCCACGGTCGTCTATGCCAACAAGATCGAGGTGGACGACACCGAGGGCGATCAGGGAGGCGACGAGGGCAAGCGCCAGGTCGCGTTCCTCAAGCGCTACACCGTCTTCAATGCCGAGCAGATCGACGGCATTGAGGCGAAATACCCGGCTCCTCCCCCGATCATCACCGCCACCAATCCCGACGAGCGCGACGCCGAGTTGGATGCGCTGTTCGCCCGCGTGCCCGTCACCGTCCGGCACCACGGTTTGCAGCCCTATTATCAACCGAGCGGCGATCATGTCGTCATGCCGGCCTTTGCCGACTTCCACGCCAGCGACGCCTACTATTCGACCCTAGCGCACGAGCTTTGCCATGCAACAGGCCATGTCGATCGGCTTGCCCGCCCGACCCTCGTGTCCACAAAGCGTGAGGACTATGCCCGTGAGGAACTGGTGGCCGAACTGGGTGCGGCGTTCGTCAGCGGCGCGATCGGTATCAAGCTCCACGATCGCGAGGACCATGCCGCCTATCTGGCGAGCTGGTTGCAGGCGCTGCGCAACGACAAGCGCTGTATCTTCACCGCCGCGACCCAGGCCCAGGCGGCAGCCGATTGGTTGCTGAGCCGGATGGGCGCGGAGAGCGCGCCGCAAGCCGCATAA